Proteins encoded within one genomic window of Actinoplanes octamycinicus:
- a CDS encoding siderophore-interacting protein — protein MSNRPARPAHVGVVTRVEQLTPHMVRVVVGGEAIARIDASRCTDHYIKVIFPQPGVDYPEPFDMGEIRETLPRESWPVVRTYTVRKWLPEAAEMWVDFVVHGDAGIAGPWAARARVGEPFRFMGPGGGYSPDADADWHLLAGDESALPAIGAALAGMPEGAPVRAFIEVDGPDEEQKLESPGAAEIVWLHRGDRPVGAALVEAVRGLDFPAGRVQAFVHGEAAFVKELRGHLRLDRGLSMDQLSISGYWRRGLNEDGWQSSKREWNAQVEQEQERAAPATAG, from the coding sequence ATGTCGAACAGACCGGCGCGGCCCGCGCATGTTGGCGTGGTGACGCGGGTGGAGCAGCTCACCCCGCACATGGTGCGGGTGGTGGTCGGTGGCGAGGCGATCGCCCGGATCGACGCCAGCCGCTGCACCGACCACTACATCAAGGTGATCTTCCCGCAGCCCGGCGTCGACTATCCGGAGCCCTTCGACATGGGCGAGATCCGGGAGACGCTGCCGCGGGAGAGCTGGCCGGTGGTGCGGACCTACACGGTGCGCAAGTGGCTGCCCGAGGCCGCCGAGATGTGGGTGGACTTCGTGGTGCACGGCGACGCCGGCATCGCCGGGCCGTGGGCGGCGCGGGCCCGGGTCGGCGAGCCGTTCCGGTTCATGGGCCCGGGCGGTGGCTACTCGCCGGACGCCGACGCCGACTGGCACCTGCTGGCCGGTGACGAGAGCGCGCTGCCGGCGATCGGTGCCGCCCTGGCCGGCATGCCGGAGGGCGCGCCGGTGCGGGCGTTCATCGAGGTCGACGGGCCGGACGAGGAGCAGAAGCTGGAGTCCCCCGGCGCCGCCGAGATCGTCTGGCTGCACCGCGGCGACCGGCCGGTGGGCGCCGCCCTGGTCGAGGCGGTGCGCGGGCTGGACTTCCCGGCCGGGCGGGTGCAAGCGTTCGTGCACGGCGAGGCCGCGTTCGTCAAGGAGCTGCGCGGGCACCTGCGGCTGGACCGCGGCCTGAGCATGGACCAGCTGTCCATCTCCGGCTACTGGCGGCGCGGGCTGAACGAGGACGGCTGGCAGTCCAGCAAGCGGGAGTGGAACGCGCAGGTCGAGCAGGAACAGGAGCGGGCCGCCCCGGCCACCGCGGGGTAA
- a CDS encoding glycosyltransferase family 2 protein yields the protein MPTVDRVLPTETGTEQTTVEPPARPDPEPDPEPIVSVVVPALNEARNLPHVFARLPQVDEVILVDGGSTDDTVAVARQLRPDIRVVTQNRRGKGNALACGFAACTGDIIVMIDADGSTDPGEIPSFIAALRGGADFAKGSRFRPGGGSADITRLRRAGNRMLSLLVNVLFGTKYSDLCYGYNAFWSCHLDVFDLDSTSPAPAGADGRLWGDGFEIETLLNLRAARARLVIEEVTSFEHDRIHGVSNLNAFTDGIRVLRTIAREWPRGRKRAARQVAGQAAR from the coding sequence ATGCCCACGGTCGACCGTGTGCTCCCCACCGAGACCGGCACCGAACAGACCACCGTCGAGCCACCGGCCCGACCCGACCCGGAACCCGATCCGGAGCCGATCGTCAGCGTCGTGGTTCCGGCGCTCAACGAGGCCCGCAACCTGCCGCACGTCTTCGCCCGGCTGCCCCAGGTGGACGAGGTGATCCTGGTCGACGGCGGCTCCACCGACGACACCGTGGCGGTCGCCCGCCAGCTGCGCCCGGACATCCGCGTCGTCACCCAGAACCGCCGCGGCAAGGGCAACGCCCTGGCCTGCGGATTCGCGGCGTGCACCGGGGACATCATCGTGATGATCGACGCCGACGGCTCGACCGACCCGGGCGAGATCCCGAGCTTCATCGCCGCGCTGCGCGGCGGCGCCGACTTCGCCAAGGGTTCGCGGTTCCGTCCCGGTGGCGGCAGCGCCGACATCACCCGGCTGCGCCGGGCCGGCAACCGGATGCTGAGCCTGCTGGTCAATGTCCTTTTCGGTACGAAGTACAGCGACCTCTGCTACGGCTACAACGCGTTCTGGTCGTGTCATCTGGACGTCTTCGACCTGGACAGCACCTCGCCCGCCCCGGCCGGCGCGGACGGCCGGCTGTGGGGCGACGGTTTCGAGATCGAGACCCTGCTCAACCTGCGCGCCGCCCGGGCCCGCCTGGTCATCGAGGAGGTGACCAGCTTCGAGCACGACCGGATCCACGGGGTGAGCAACCTGAACGCGTTCACCGACGGGATCCGGGTGCTGCGCACCATCGCGCGGGAGTGGCCGCGCGGCCGCAAGCGGGCGGCCCGGCAGGTCGCCGGACAGGCCGCCCGATGA
- a CDS encoding glycosyltransferase family 4 protein, with product MRIGVVCNAYHPDIGGVETHVRRLCAGLAAAGDDVEVLTQHAARSTATVDGVLVRRFPLTVPARDYRVSMPLWRWLRRHGGDYDVLHTHSYHALVSLGASLGRHRTPLVFTPHYHGTGHTRLRAALHPMYRPFGRRIMSRAGRIVCVTGAERDLVLRDFPETAGRIAVIPNGTDPRPVVPGRRAGVRGILCVGRLEHYKRVDRVIRAMVPLGPAYRLDVVGDGPARSALKQLAGRLGVAGRVDFHGRLDDAAFAGCLARTSAAVSASAHEAFGMTVADALAAGIPTVAAPIPAHQELAGLAGSTAWLRLTDPEDTEALAGALRDAVAAGRSATPAPLPTWADVVTATRDVYSALTGIPLPAGAGAGGR from the coding sequence ATGAGGATCGGCGTCGTCTGCAACGCCTACCACCCGGACATCGGCGGGGTGGAGACGCACGTCCGGCGCCTGTGCGCCGGGCTGGCCGCGGCCGGCGACGACGTCGAGGTGCTCACCCAGCACGCCGCCCGGTCCACCGCGACCGTGGACGGCGTGCTGGTCCGGCGCTTCCCGCTGACCGTGCCGGCCCGCGACTACCGGGTGTCGATGCCGCTCTGGCGCTGGCTGCGCCGGCACGGCGGGGACTACGACGTGCTGCACACGCACAGCTACCACGCGCTGGTGTCGCTGGGCGCGTCGCTCGGCCGGCACCGCACCCCGCTGGTCTTCACGCCGCACTACCACGGGACCGGGCACACCCGGCTGCGTGCCGCGCTGCACCCGATGTACCGGCCGTTCGGGCGGCGGATCATGAGCCGGGCCGGCCGGATCGTCTGCGTCACCGGTGCCGAGCGGGACCTGGTGCTGCGGGACTTCCCGGAGACGGCCGGCCGGATCGCGGTGATCCCGAACGGGACCGACCCGCGCCCGGTGGTGCCCGGCCGGCGGGCCGGGGTTCGCGGCATCCTCTGCGTCGGCCGGCTCGAACACTACAAGCGGGTGGACCGGGTGATCCGGGCGATGGTCCCGCTCGGCCCGGCGTACCGGCTGGACGTGGTCGGCGACGGCCCGGCCCGGTCGGCGCTCAAGCAGCTGGCCGGCCGCCTCGGGGTGGCCGGCCGGGTGGACTTCCACGGCCGGCTCGACGACGCCGCGTTCGCCGGCTGCCTGGCCCGCACCTCGGCGGCGGTCTCCGCCTCGGCGCACGAGGCGTTCGGGATGACCGTGGCCGACGCGCTCGCCGCCGGCATCCCGACCGTCGCCGCGCCGATTCCGGCCCACCAGGAGCTGGCCGGGCTGGCCGGCAGCACGGCCTGGCTGCGACTGACCGATCCGGAGGACACCGAGGCGCTGGCCGGCGCGCTGCGCGACGCCGTCGCGGCCGGTCGCTCGGCCACCCCGGCGCCCCTGCCCACCTGGGCCGACGTGGTCACCGCCACCCGTGACGTGTACTCGGCGCTCACCGGGATCCCGTTGCCCGCCGGCGCGGGAGCCGGAGGCCGGTGA
- a CDS encoding L-type lectin-domain containing protein, translated as MRLSRTSRLARGGRLAAAVLSIVAAAPAAGAVAAPRALHESHPITDGSGTHLELNGTAAMITRTSTGKRVIQLTTGGYKQTGSAWSTEKVGLNRSFRTSFKAFLHHNRPGADGIAFLAQGHGPRALGGWGGGLGYRGIRKSVAVEFDTYQNTADPSSNHLAVVLGGNPDRHHRSIAAPIPLYGKPFLARIGYDAGDQRLRVHVRALHKHARERLMLDEKVDLAHWAGVSGGWLGFTGATGDRVSHQDVYDWTVDAPTA; from the coding sequence GTGCGTCTCTCTCGTACGTCGAGACTGGCGCGGGGTGGCCGACTGGCCGCCGCCGTCCTGTCCATAGTCGCCGCCGCGCCCGCCGCGGGCGCGGTCGCCGCACCTCGCGCCCTCCACGAGAGTCACCCGATCACCGACGGCTCCGGGACACACCTGGAGCTCAACGGCACCGCCGCCATGATCACCCGGACCAGCACCGGCAAACGGGTCATCCAGCTGACCACCGGCGGCTACAAGCAGACCGGCTCGGCCTGGTCCACCGAGAAGGTCGGCCTGAACCGGTCGTTCCGCACGTCGTTCAAGGCGTTCCTGCACCACAACCGGCCCGGCGCGGACGGCATCGCGTTCCTCGCCCAGGGCCACGGGCCGCGCGCGCTCGGCGGCTGGGGCGGCGGCCTCGGCTACCGCGGCATCCGGAAGAGCGTCGCGGTCGAGTTCGACACCTACCAGAACACCGCCGACCCGAGCAGCAACCACCTGGCCGTGGTACTCGGCGGCAACCCGGACCGGCACCACCGGTCCATCGCGGCCCCGATCCCGCTGTACGGCAAGCCGTTCCTGGCCCGGATCGGCTACGACGCCGGCGACCAGCGGCTGCGGGTGCACGTCCGCGCACTCCACAAGCACGCCCGGGAGCGGCTGATGCTCGACGAGAAGGTCGACCTCGCGCACTGGGCGGGTGTCTCCGGGGGCTGGCTCGGCTTCACCGGTGCCACCGGCGACCGGGTCTCCCACCAGGACGTCTACGACTGGACGGTCGACGCGCCCACGGCGTGA
- a CDS encoding glycosyltransferase family 4 protein yields MKILHLSNLYAPVIGGLERSIATSSEELVRRGHEVTVLTLATPAAPGHETINGVRVHRVRSVANTLLPAMNENPDKPFHPTCPDPLATAAIARLLRAEHFDVVHSHDWLMYSYLPLRRSRLGRPHVHTAHDFGLTCVRKTFARDGGQCPGPRLSRCVSCASAQYGRPRSAALTAGLHAQRHRGIDALTAISSSVARALDLARLPGDLPVQVVSSLVPDGLDELARNTPRPDWLPTGDYLLFVGALGPHKGIHVLFDAYRELVAGWAGPRPAPALVCLGTRRDDTPPPPPGVLIRHDVPHAEVMAAWRGAAAGAVPSLNEGMGQVAVEAMLAGAPLVASAAGGLTDVVRDGESGLLVPPGDVAALHAALLRVLTDQELAARLRAAGQRRGLEFTAARVVPRIEEVYRACIAAS; encoded by the coding sequence ATGAAGATCCTGCATCTGTCCAATCTGTACGCCCCGGTGATCGGTGGCCTGGAGCGCAGCATCGCGACCAGCAGCGAGGAGCTGGTCCGGCGCGGCCACGAGGTCACCGTGCTCACGCTGGCGACGCCGGCCGCGCCGGGCCACGAGACGATCAACGGGGTGCGCGTGCACCGGGTCCGCAGCGTGGCGAACACGCTGCTCCCGGCGATGAACGAGAACCCGGACAAGCCGTTCCACCCGACGTGTCCGGACCCGCTGGCCACCGCCGCGATCGCCCGGCTGCTGCGCGCCGAGCACTTCGACGTGGTGCACAGCCACGACTGGCTGATGTACAGCTACCTGCCGCTGCGCCGGTCCCGGCTGGGGCGCCCGCACGTGCACACCGCGCACGACTTCGGGCTGACCTGCGTCCGCAAGACCTTCGCCCGGGACGGCGGCCAGTGCCCCGGTCCCCGGCTGTCCCGGTGCGTGAGCTGCGCCTCCGCGCAGTACGGCCGGCCCCGCTCGGCGGCCCTGACGGCCGGGCTGCACGCCCAGCGGCACCGCGGCATCGACGCGCTCACCGCCATCTCCAGCTCGGTGGCGCGCGCCCTGGACCTGGCCCGGCTGCCCGGTGACCTGCCCGTCCAGGTGGTCTCCAGCCTGGTCCCGGACGGCCTCGACGAGCTGGCCCGGAACACCCCGCGCCCGGACTGGCTGCCGACCGGCGACTACCTGCTCTTCGTCGGGGCGCTCGGGCCGCACAAGGGCATCCATGTGCTGTTCGACGCGTACCGGGAACTGGTCGCCGGATGGGCCGGCCCGCGGCCCGCGCCCGCCCTGGTCTGCCTCGGCACCCGCCGCGACGACACCCCGCCGCCCCCGCCGGGCGTGCTGATCCGGCACGACGTGCCGCACGCCGAGGTGATGGCCGCCTGGCGGGGCGCGGCGGCCGGGGCCGTCCCGTCGCTGAACGAGGGGATGGGCCAGGTGGCGGTGGAGGCGATGCTGGCCGGCGCGCCGCTGGTCGCCTCGGCCGCCGGCGGGCTCACCGACGTGGTCCGGGACGGCGAGAGCGGACTGCTGGTGCCGCCCGGCGACGTGGCCGCGCTGCACGCCGCGCTGCTGCGGGTGCTCACCGACCAGGAGCTGGCCGCGCGGCTGCGCGCGGCCGGTCAGCGGCGCGGCCTGGAGTTCACCGCCGCGCGCGTCGTCCCCCGAATCGAGGAGGTCTACCGTGCCTGCATCGCGGCGTCTTAA
- a CDS encoding lipopolysaccharide biosynthesis protein, which yields MLITATRRVLDDSLARNSLLIMATTVANGGLGYLYWMLAARVVPQPQIGTATALISAATAISMLANLGAGHMFIQRLPGSAPDVWSRIVGGGLLAGCAATAAVATAGAVLVPMAAANFGFLAHPLGAAALVCAATAVTATTLLDNVYVAHRAGHGMFVRNLVLAVGKIGALAALLAVGVHSAGAVVLSWTLPILLVSALTLSSGLGRLRPGARPRLSGLGAELPHLRTALTGHHLINLTQAGPAALLPVLVTARLGAGATAHFYLAWMTASMLFMVSPAVASALYAERTNAARAGLRRAALVVLAMVGVPAGVLFVAGDRILGLFSAGYAAEGGLLLQILVLAALPDAVTNLAVAHWRSRGEFRLCRRLNLVRAVSCLALTWLLLPGAGVTGAGVAWLAGQSAGALLVGAACFARERAAKK from the coding sequence GTGCTGATCACCGCGACCCGGCGGGTGCTGGACGACTCGCTGGCCCGGAACAGCCTGTTGATCATGGCGACCACGGTGGCCAACGGCGGGCTCGGCTACCTCTACTGGATGCTCGCCGCGCGGGTCGTCCCGCAGCCGCAGATCGGCACGGCCACCGCGCTGATCTCGGCGGCCACCGCGATCAGCATGCTCGCCAACCTGGGCGCCGGGCACATGTTCATCCAGCGGCTGCCGGGCAGCGCCCCGGACGTCTGGTCCCGGATCGTCGGCGGCGGCCTGCTGGCCGGCTGCGCGGCCACCGCGGCGGTCGCCACGGCCGGTGCGGTGCTGGTCCCGATGGCGGCGGCGAACTTCGGCTTCCTGGCCCACCCGCTCGGCGCCGCGGCGCTGGTCTGCGCGGCCACCGCGGTCACCGCGACCACCCTGCTCGACAACGTCTATGTGGCCCACCGCGCCGGGCACGGGATGTTCGTACGCAACCTGGTCCTCGCCGTGGGGAAGATCGGTGCGCTCGCCGCGCTGCTCGCCGTGGGGGTGCACTCAGCCGGCGCCGTGGTGCTCTCCTGGACGCTGCCGATCTTGCTGGTCAGCGCCCTGACGCTGAGTTCCGGGCTGGGCCGGCTGCGGCCCGGCGCCCGTCCCCGGCTCAGCGGCCTGGGCGCCGAGCTGCCGCATCTGCGGACCGCACTGACCGGGCACCACCTGATCAACCTGACCCAGGCCGGTCCGGCGGCGCTGCTGCCGGTGTTGGTCACCGCGCGGCTCGGGGCCGGCGCCACCGCGCACTTCTACCTGGCCTGGATGACCGCGTCGATGCTGTTCATGGTGTCGCCGGCGGTCGCCTCGGCGCTCTACGCGGAACGCACCAACGCGGCCCGGGCCGGGCTGCGCCGGGCCGCTCTCGTGGTGCTCGCCATGGTCGGCGTCCCGGCCGGGGTGCTGTTCGTGGCCGGCGACCGGATCCTCGGGCTGTTCAGCGCCGGCTACGCGGCCGAGGGCGGCCTGCTGCTGCAGATTTTGGTGCTGGCCGCGCTCCCGGACGCGGTCACCAACCTGGCCGTCGCGCACTGGCGCTCGCGCGGCGAGTTCCGGCTCTGCCGCCGGCTCAACCTGGTCCGCGCGGTCTCCTGCCTGGCGCTGACCTGGCTGCTGCTGCCCGGCGCCGGGGTGACCGGCGCGGGCGTCGCCTGGCTGGCCGGGCAGTCGGCGGGGGCGCTGCTCGTGGGTGCTGCCTGTTTCGCACGGGAGAGGGCTGCCAAGAAATGA